The following proteins are co-located in the Acidimicrobiia bacterium genome:
- a CDS encoding crotonase/enoyl-CoA hydratase family protein: MGDAVRVGTEGGVRRLTLCRANAYNTITPELRDQLHTALDDADRDDAVRVVLLDSEGPAFCAGYDLAWGTDMQASVEGTHRVWDSAADVRAIGSFASTWARLHEISKPTIAAVSGWCLAGGMNIVLNADLIVCAESARFGYPPSRVWGVPEAPWTWVARLGLERAKRFMLTGDEITGPEAVELGMVLECVADDDLAERAAALARRIALVPTNQLQMIKWSLNEVARTMYDPQGSRMLGTLFDGVARHTQEGLDFVARSEEAGWRAAVRERDEPFGDYGERR; encoded by the coding sequence ATGGGTGACGCAGTCAGGGTAGGAACCGAGGGCGGCGTGAGGCGGCTCACACTGTGCCGCGCCAATGCGTACAACACGATCACACCGGAGCTTCGGGATCAGCTCCATACCGCCCTCGACGATGCCGACCGCGACGACGCCGTGCGCGTCGTCCTGTTGGATTCCGAGGGTCCGGCCTTCTGCGCCGGCTACGACCTGGCGTGGGGCACGGACATGCAGGCGAGCGTGGAGGGGACTCATCGCGTATGGGACTCCGCGGCGGACGTGCGCGCCATCGGGAGCTTCGCGTCGACCTGGGCGAGACTCCACGAGATCTCCAAGCCGACGATCGCCGCTGTGTCGGGCTGGTGCCTGGCGGGCGGCATGAACATCGTGCTCAACGCCGACCTGATCGTCTGTGCCGAGTCGGCACGGTTCGGCTATCCCCCGTCGCGCGTCTGGGGTGTTCCGGAGGCGCCGTGGACATGGGTGGCACGGCTGGGTCTCGAGCGCGCCAAGCGGTTCATGCTCACCGGCGACGAGATCACCGGGCCCGAGGCTGTCGAGCTCGGCATGGTGCTCGAGTGCGTGGCCGACGACGACCTCGCCGAGCGTGCCGCCGCACTGGCCCGGCGGATCGCGCTCGTGCCCACGAACCAGCTCCAGATGATCAAGTGGTCGCTGAACGAGGTCGCCCGCACGATGTACGATCCGCAGGGGTCGCGCATGCTCGGAACGTTGTTCGACGGTGTGGCGCGCCACACCCAGGAAGGTCTCGACTTCGTAGCCCGTTCCGAGGAGGCCGGATGGCGTGCTGCGGTGCGCGAGCGCGACGAGCCGTTCGGTGACTACGGCGAGCGACGGTGA
- a CDS encoding MFS transporter, which yields MTPQRVARSYYLIAGLYTLSASVIWGVNTLFLLDAGLDIFEVFIANAAFLAGMVVFEIPTGVVADTLGRRISFLASVVVLMVSTLLYVGLAQVEGGVVAYSVVSVFMGLGFTFYSGAVEAWLVDALHSTGFDGQLDSIFARGQMISGAAMLVGTVGGGLLGQIDLAIPFLVRAGLLAALFVIATARMHDVGFSPRRPAARAYPAEMRRVARSSIEFGWNQREIRLLMVAAFVQGTFFMWAFYAWQPYFLELLDDDAVWVAGIVSALISLSTMAGNAIVEYASRLCTRRTTLLLWAAGVQTAAAVVVGLTTSFWVAVPVFLLITGAMGVRMPVRQSYIHHIVPTEQRATVVSFDSMVSGVGGVGGQAGLGALSQSASISAGFVVGGLGTVLILPVLTLLRRLDGAADRLAPGEEAGSDGTAAACGLPAVSTVESRDREELGVE from the coding sequence ATGACACCCCAGCGCGTCGCCCGCAGCTACTACCTGATCGCCGGGCTGTACACCCTCTCCGCGTCGGTGATCTGGGGCGTCAACACGCTGTTCCTGCTCGACGCGGGCCTCGACATCTTCGAGGTGTTCATCGCCAACGCCGCCTTTCTCGCCGGAATGGTCGTGTTCGAGATCCCCACCGGCGTCGTGGCCGACACGCTCGGGCGACGCATCTCCTTCCTCGCCAGTGTCGTCGTCCTCATGGTCAGCACCCTGCTCTACGTCGGCCTCGCACAGGTCGAGGGCGGCGTTGTGGCCTACTCGGTCGTGAGCGTGTTCATGGGCCTCGGCTTCACCTTCTACTCCGGTGCCGTCGAGGCGTGGCTCGTCGACGCCCTCCACTCGACAGGATTCGACGGGCAGCTCGACAGCATCTTCGCCCGCGGTCAGATGATCAGCGGCGCCGCCATGCTCGTGGGCACCGTGGGCGGTGGGCTGCTGGGCCAGATCGACCTCGCCATCCCCTTCCTCGTGCGCGCCGGCCTGCTCGCGGCGCTGTTCGTCATCGCCACTGCGCGGATGCACGACGTCGGTTTCTCGCCACGTCGGCCGGCGGCCCGCGCGTACCCCGCCGAGATGCGCCGGGTCGCCCGATCGAGCATCGAGTTCGGGTGGAACCAGCGGGAGATCCGGCTCCTGATGGTCGCCGCGTTCGTCCAGGGCACGTTCTTCATGTGGGCCTTCTACGCCTGGCAGCCCTACTTCCTCGAGTTGCTCGACGACGACGCCGTCTGGGTCGCCGGCATCGTCAGCGCCCTCATCTCTCTGTCCACCATGGCGGGCAACGCGATCGTGGAGTACGCCTCGCGCCTCTGCACCCGCCGCACCACGTTGCTGCTGTGGGCGGCCGGTGTCCAGACGGCAGCAGCGGTCGTCGTGGGCCTCACGACGTCGTTCTGGGTGGCCGTGCCCGTGTTCCTCCTCATCACCGGGGCCATGGGTGTCCGGATGCCCGTGCGCCAGTCGTACATCCACCACATCGTCCCGACCGAGCAGCGCGCGACCGTCGTGTCGTTCGACTCGATGGTGTCGGGCGTCGGCGGCGTCGGCGGTCAGGCCGGGCTCGGCGCGCTGTCGCAGTCGGCGTCGATCTCCGCCGGGTTCGTGGTCGGCGGGCTCGGCACGGTCCTGATCCTTCCCGTGCTGACACTGCTGCGCCGGCTCGACGGCGCTGCCGACCGGCTGGCGCCCGGTGAGGAGGCGGGATCGGACGGAACGGCCGCTGCTTGCGGGCTTCCGGCGGTGTCGACGGTGGAGTCGCGCGACCGCGAGGAGCTCGGCGTGGAGTGA
- a CDS encoding endo alpha-1,4 polygalactosaminidase, producing the protein MTTWQWQLDGELDTGYDVDVYDVDLLDTDASTIDALHDDGRRVVCYFSAGSLESFRDDAGEIDDEALGHVLDDFPDERWVDVRDDSVRDRAVERIRLAADKGCDGVEPDNVDAYDNDSGFDLTAEDQADFNRFLAEEAHARGLAVGLKNDLVQIPDLVDVFDFAVNEQCHEFDECDALAPFTDGGKPVFNAEYAPGLLDDADAVCADARERSLRTLLLPVELDGAFRISCDDR; encoded by the coding sequence GTGACGACCTGGCAGTGGCAGCTCGACGGCGAGCTCGACACCGGCTACGACGTCGACGTGTACGACGTCGACCTCCTCGACACCGACGCTTCCACGATCGACGCCCTGCACGACGACGGTCGCCGGGTCGTGTGCTACTTCTCGGCCGGATCGCTCGAATCCTTCCGCGACGACGCGGGGGAAATCGATGACGAGGCACTCGGTCACGTTCTCGACGACTTCCCTGACGAGCGGTGGGTCGACGTGCGAGACGATTCCGTGCGGGACCGTGCCGTCGAGCGCATCCGACTCGCGGCGGACAAGGGATGCGACGGCGTGGAGCCCGACAACGTCGACGCGTACGACAACGACTCCGGCTTCGATCTCACAGCAGAGGATCAGGCCGATTTCAACCGGTTCCTCGCCGAAGAGGCGCACGCCCGCGGCCTCGCCGTCGGGCTCAAGAACGACCTTGTGCAGATCCCCGACCTCGTGGACGTCTTCGACTTCGCCGTCAACGAGCAGTGCCACGAGTTCGACGAGTGCGACGCACTCGCTCCGTTCACCGACGGCGGCAAGCCCGTGTTCAACGCCGAGTACGCGCCCGGGCTCCTCGACGATGCCGACGCCGTGTGTGCCGACGCCCGGGAGCGGAGTCTCCGCACGCTCCTGCTCCCGGTCGAACTCGACGGCGCCTTCCGGATCAGCTGCGATGACAGGTGA
- a CDS encoding NADH:flavin oxidoreductase, which translates to MPASPFEPASLGPVTLRNRTIKSATFEGMTPEGLVSDRLIEFHRRFAAGGVGMTTLAYCSVSTEGRTYRDQIWMRPDAVAGLRRLTDAVHAEGGAAAVQLGHAGWFGNPRASGQTTIGPTRMFSPYGFTFPREMTSADFARLTDDYRRAAQLAVEAGFDAVEVHVGHGYLLSQFLSPFTNKRTDEWGGPIENRARFPRQALEAVREGAGSDVAVYAKLNMDDGFRSGLQIDDGIEAARMIETDGSVDALELTGGFTARSPMYLMRGEPPVAAMLETTPSLLHRVGLRLGAKKLMREYPFEEGFFLPNARRFREAVDLPLILLGGIKSRDTIVSAIDEGFEFVAMARALLREPDLVNRYAAGEADESLCVPCNRCMAEMDRDGTRCVFAADPV; encoded by the coding sequence GTGCCCGCCTCACCGTTCGAGCCCGCGTCGCTGGGACCCGTCACGCTTCGGAACCGGACGATCAAGTCCGCCACCTTCGAGGGCATGACACCCGAGGGCCTCGTCTCCGACCGGCTCATCGAGTTCCACCGCCGCTTCGCCGCCGGGGGTGTCGGCATGACGACGCTGGCCTACTGCTCGGTGTCCACCGAGGGGCGCACCTACCGCGACCAGATCTGGATGCGGCCCGACGCCGTGGCCGGGCTCCGGCGCCTCACCGACGCCGTGCACGCGGAGGGCGGAGCAGCGGCCGTGCAACTGGGGCACGCCGGCTGGTTCGGAAACCCGCGCGCCAGCGGCCAGACGACGATCGGGCCGACGCGCATGTTCAGCCCCTACGGCTTCACGTTCCCCCGGGAGATGACGAGTGCCGACTTCGCCCGGCTCACCGACGACTACCGCCGCGCCGCGCAGCTGGCCGTCGAGGCCGGCTTCGACGCTGTGGAGGTCCACGTCGGACATGGCTACCTCTTGAGCCAGTTCCTCAGCCCGTTCACGAACAAGCGAACCGACGAGTGGGGTGGCCCCATCGAGAACCGTGCGCGCTTCCCGCGTCAGGCGCTCGAGGCGGTGCGCGAGGGCGCGGGCTCTGACGTGGCCGTCTACGCCAAGCTCAACATGGACGACGGGTTCCGGTCGGGTCTGCAGATCGACGACGGAATCGAGGCCGCCCGGATGATCGAGACCGACGGCAGCGTCGACGCCCTCGAGCTCACGGGCGGGTTCACCGCCCGCTCTCCCATGTACCTCATGCGCGGGGAGCCGCCGGTGGCCGCCATGCTCGAGACGACGCCGTCGCTGCTGCACCGGGTCGGTCTGCGCCTGGGGGCGAAGAAGCTCATGCGCGAGTACCCCTTCGAGGAGGGGTTCTTCCTGCCGAACGCGCGTCGGTTCCGGGAGGCTGTGGATCTCCCACTGATCCTGCTCGGAGGGATCAAGAGCCGCGACACGATCGTCTCCGCGATCGACGAGGGCTTCGAGTTCGTGGCGATGGCCCGGGCACTGCTGCGCGAGCCCGACCTCGTGAACCGCTACGCGGCCGGTGAGGCCGACGAGTCGCTGTGCGTCCCGTGCAACCGGTGCATGGCCGAGATGGACCGCGACGGCACCCGCTGCGTCTTCGCCGCCGACCCTGTTTGA
- a CDS encoding wax ester/triacylglycerol synthase family O-acyltransferase: MERLSGLDAGFLYMETPTLLMHTLKIAVLTPPDDEEGYTFDRFVRTLGERLHALPPFRRRVVEVPGRIAHPVWIEDPDFDMSHHIRRTTVAAPGGPRELDDAIAEIASTPLDRSRPLWELWALEGLADGRFAAVTKIHHAAADGVAASALLANVMTTEQADTGAPPGAQEWHAEPVPSRWRLFRDAIVHQLGNLWRLPALIGRTWRSVRRVLRRRRESPLSPPLPIKDTPNTAFNASLTARRAFATTSLSLDDVRTVKNRVGVTVNDVLLGLIAEALRSYLSARHALPIRSLVAGIPVSTDRPDDVARLGGNRVSNLFTSLRTDIVDPVERLGAIHDVTAEAKVVQNILGATMMQEWVEYTPPGPFTWFMKRYSARDVADRHHPPINLVVSNVPGPPDPLFIEGADLREIYSIGPILEGIGLNITVWSYAQRMYVSAMSCADTMPDLHDVTDAIPRALDDLLATTDPQGKAAGA, translated from the coding sequence ATGGAGCGCCTGAGCGGCCTCGACGCCGGCTTCCTCTACATGGAGACGCCGACGCTCCTGATGCACACGCTCAAGATCGCCGTGCTCACGCCCCCCGACGACGAGGAGGGCTACACCTTCGACCGCTTCGTGCGGACGTTGGGCGAGCGCCTCCACGCCCTCCCACCGTTCCGGCGACGGGTCGTCGAGGTACCGGGCCGGATCGCCCACCCGGTGTGGATCGAGGATCCCGACTTCGACATGTCACACCACATCCGCCGCACGACGGTCGCCGCACCCGGCGGCCCACGCGAGTTGGACGACGCAATCGCCGAAATCGCATCGACGCCTCTGGACCGGTCGCGCCCCCTGTGGGAGCTGTGGGCACTGGAAGGACTCGCCGACGGACGCTTCGCCGCCGTCACCAAGATCCACCACGCCGCCGCCGACGGTGTCGCGGCCTCGGCTCTGCTGGCCAACGTGATGACTACGGAGCAGGCCGACACCGGCGCGCCGCCCGGCGCGCAGGAGTGGCACGCCGAGCCGGTCCCGTCCCGGTGGAGGTTGTTCCGCGACGCGATCGTGCACCAGCTCGGAAATCTGTGGCGCCTGCCTGCGCTGATCGGCCGGACGTGGCGCAGCGTCCGCCGGGTCCTCCGCCGCCGGCGGGAGTCGCCGCTCTCACCGCCGCTTCCGATCAAGGACACACCCAACACGGCCTTCAACGCGTCACTCACAGCCCGGCGGGCGTTCGCCACCACCTCACTGTCACTCGACGACGTGAGGACCGTGAAGAACCGCGTCGGCGTGACCGTCAACGACGTCCTGCTGGGCCTCATCGCCGAGGCGCTGCGCTCCTATCTCTCGGCACGCCACGCCCTTCCCATCCGCTCGCTCGTGGCGGGGATCCCGGTGAGCACGGATCGCCCCGACGACGTGGCACGACTCGGCGGCAACCGGGTGTCGAACCTCTTCACGTCGCTGCGAACCGACATCGTCGACCCCGTGGAGCGACTCGGCGCCATCCACGACGTGACCGCAGAGGCCAAGGTCGTGCAGAACATTCTCGGCGCCACGATGATGCAGGAGTGGGTGGAGTACACACCCCCCGGGCCGTTCACGTGGTTCATGAAGCGCTACTCGGCACGCGACGTCGCCGACCGTCACCACCCACCGATCAACCTGGTGGTGTCGAACGTCCCCGGCCCGCCCGACCCACTGTTCATCGAGGGGGCCGACCTCCGCGAGATCTACTCGATCGGGCCCATCCTCGAGGGCATCGGGCTGAACATCACGGTCTGGAGCTACGCGCAGCGCATGTACGTGAGCGCCATGAGCTGTGCCGACACGATGCCCGACCTCCACGACGTCACCGACGCCATCCCGCGCGCTCTCGACGACCTGCTGGCGACGACCGACCCACAAGGGAAGGCCGCCGGAGCCTGA